The genomic DNA AATCAATAGAACTAAACGTGCCTGTTGAAACAGGATTACCGTTTACTATAATCCAGCCTTCGTATACAAAATCGTCACCTAAAGCCTCTAGACCATTTAAATTTAATACTAAATCTGAAGTACTTTGAGGCGTTGTTGCTCCATCATCATCACTACTACAAGAAGTGGCTAATAAACCTATTGCCAACATTCCAAAAATCATTTTTTTAATCATTGCTTTGTTTTTTAATTATAATAATTTGTTTCTTCAAAATTATAACTACAAATCATAAAAAAATGTTAGCTACCTAACACTATGCTATTTTTTTAAACATTCTTATTTTTTTTCTGTTAAAATCTAAAACATTACTTTCTTTCAATTCATTTAAAAGGATATTTAATGTTGGTCTAGATGTACCAATTAAAGATGCTATATCTTTTTGTGTATAAGGATGGTTTATTATATAATCTCCTGTATTTGGGCAATCGTAACCATAATCTACACATAACTCGTTTAAAAACTCCAAAAGTCTTGTTTTTGTATCTTTAAACATTAGAAGCTGCAATCTTCTTTCTAATTTTTTTAGTTTATAACCAATAAATTTATAAACCTTAAAACTAAACGTTTGGTTGTCACGCATTAAGTTATACATTGTATCTACACTAATAGGACAAATTGAAGTGGTGTTTTCTATAGATTGTGCAAACTCATCACGCTTAGATTCTCCTAAAATTGCTTTTTCTCCAAATAATTGACCTTTAGATAGAATGGCTTTAATTATCTCTTCTCCTGTTTCGCTATAGTAACCAATTTTTACTTTACCTTTTTCTATAAGATACACCTTATTTGCAGAGTCCTCTGTAAAATAAATGTAATCTCTTTTCTTATAACCATCAAAATCGTGTTTCTTTTTATAGGTTTTAAATTTATGCGGGCATAATACCTTAAAAAGGTTAGCATCTTCGAAAAACCACAATGTATCCATAATAAACAGGTGTATAAATTTTATGTCGAATTCTCATTATCCTCCTTACTTAATTTAAAGAAAATTAAAAATAAAGATGAAAAAACAATGGTTTTAAAAAAAACATATGCATTTCATCGAAAAAATAAGTATTTAAGCGTTTATATTTTTTTTATTCATATTTTTGTATTGCTGAATCTCAATAAGTTAAAGTAACCCCAAAAAAAATCTATGTTATGAATTTAAGAATTTTACTTCCGTTATTAATTAGTGTTTCTGCTTTTGCCCAAGTTGGCGTAGGCACTACATCTCCTACTGCTAGTTTAGATGTAAATGGAGATTTAAGAGTTAGAACTATCAACCATGAAACGATAGAATCTGTTATTAAAGATTCAATTTTAGTTATTTCAAATGACGGTATTGTAAAAAGAGTAGAATCACAACAAATAATTAATAGTGTTTTAAAAACTGCAGTTAAAGCAAAATTCTCTTCTGCAGCTCTAGTTAACCTTAGCTTAATTTCCAATGAAGTATTGGTTCCTTTTAATGATGAAGATTTTGATTTAAATAACGAATTTGATACTACAACTCACCAATTTACCGCAAAACAAGATGGCATATACAGTGTTTACGCGCAAATAAAAGCAGATGCAACTATTGCTGTTGCTACTAATTTTGGCATTTCTATTTATAAAAATAATGTTTTAGAATCTACAAATAGTTTTGCTAATGTTGGTGTTACAGCTATTAATGTCACTCCACCTGTTAGAGCTGTAAATACTTTATTAAACTTAAGTGCTGGCGACGTAATTACTTTTAAGATAAATAGTGATTTAATAAGCCTTAGTCTACTTGGAGACTCTGCTAATTCTTATTTCACAATACATCAAATACGATAATCATAGAAAATTAAAAAAAAAAAAAACGCTTAGAATTTAAATTCTAAGCGTTTTTCATTTTATAAAAAATTGACTATTAAGCGTTTTGCTTTTTAATTAAGTTTAGTGCAGAACCTTCATTATACCAATCGATTTGTGGTTGGTTATATGTATGATTTAACTTAATAACATCTTTACTACCATCTGCATGAACAACTTCTAATGTTAATTGTTTGTTAGGTGCAAAATCTGCTATATCAACAAAGTTAAATGTATCATCTTCTTGAATTAAGTCGTAATCATTTTCATTGTCAAATGTTAAACCTAACATTCCTTGCTTTTTCAAGTTAGTTTCATGAATACGTGCAAAAGATTTTACAATTACAGCTGCAACACCTAAATGTCTTGGCTCCATAGCTGCGTGCTCTCTTGAAGAACCTTCACCATAATTATGATCACCAACTACTACAGTTTTAATACCTGCAGCTTTATAAGCTCTCGCTGTATCTGGTACACCTGCATATTCTCCAGTTAATTGGTTTTTAACAAAGTTAGTTTTCTTTCCAAAAGCATTAACTGCACCAATTAAACAATTGTTAGAAATATTATCTAAATGTCCACGGAAACGTAACCAAGGTCCTGCCATAGAAATATGGTCTGTTGTACATTTGCCAAATGCTTTAATTAAAAGTTTAGCTCCATTTATTTCATTTCCTATTGGCTCGAAAGGTGTAAGTAATTGTAAACGTTCAGATGTTGGACTAACAACAACTTCTACTCCACTACCATCTTCAACTGGAGCTAAATAACCGTTATCTTTAACCTCAAAACCTTTTGGTGGTAACTCCCAACCTCTAGGCTCATCGAACATTACTTCTTGACCATCTTCGTTTATTAATTTATCTGTCATTGGATTAAAGTCCAAACGACCAGCAATTGCAATAGCTGCTGTTAATTCTGGAGACGCAACAAAGGCGTGTGTATTTGGGTTTCCATCTGCACGCTTAGCAAAGTTTCTGTTAAAAGAATGTACTATACTGTTTTTAGGTGCATTTTTAGGGTCACTATATCTTGCCCATTGCCCTATACAAGGTCCACAAGCATTTGTAAATATTTTTGCATCTAATTTTTCGAATATACCTAAAATACCATCACGATCTGCTGTGTATCTTACTTTCTCTGATCCAGGATTAATACCTAAATCTGCTTTCATTTTTAAACCTTTATCTATAGCTTGTTGCGCAATTGAAGAAGCACGAGATAAATCTTCGTAAGATGAATTTGTACAAGATCCTATTAATCCCCATTCAACTTGAATTGGCCAATCGTTAGCTTTAGCTTTCTCAGTCATATCACTACCTACAGATGTAGATAAATCTGGAGTAAAAGGTCCATTTAATAATGGATTTAATTCTGATAAGTTAATTTCTATAACTTGATCGAAATATTGTTCTGGGCTAGCATAAACTTCTGCATCTGCAGTTAAATACTCTTTAACTTTATTTGCAGCATCTGCAACATCTTCTCTATCTGTAGCACGTAAATAGCGCTCCATAGATTCATCGTACCCAAAAGTTGAAGTTGTTGCTCCAATTTCGGCACCCATGTTACAAATTGTTCCTTTACCTGTACAAGACATTGCTTTAGCTCCAGGCCCAAAATATTCTACAATAGCACCTGTTCCACCTTTTACAGTAAGAATTTCGGCTACTTTTAAAATAACATCTTTAGGCGCTGTCCAGCCAGAAAGTTCTCCTGTTAACTTTACACCAATTAATTTAGGAAATTTAAGCTCCCAAGCCATTCCTGCCATAACGTCTACAGCATCTGCTCCACCAACACCAATTGCTACCATTCCTAATCCACCAGCATTTACTGTGTGAGAATCTGTACCAATCATCATTCCTCCTGGAAACGCGTAATTTTCTAATACAACTTGGTGTATAATACCTGCTCCTGGTTTCCAAAAACCTATTCCATATTTATTAGAAACAGATTCTAAGAAATTAAAAACTTCACTACTTACATCGTTAGCGTGTTTTAAATCTGTTGCCGCTCCATCTTTTGCTTGGATCAAGTGATCACAGTGTACTGTTGTCGGTACTGCTACTTTATCTTTACCAGCTTGCATAAATTGCAATAATGCCATTTGTGCAGTAGCATCTTGACATGCAATACGATCTGGAGCAAAATCCACATAATCTTTACCTCTAGTAAAAGCTTTAGTTGCTTTACCATCCCAAAGGTGATTGTATAAAATTTTCTCTGAAAGTGTTAATGGTTTACCTACGACTTCACGAGCTGCGTCAACACGTTCTGCCATTTGAGCGTAAACCTTTTTAATCATATCGATATCGAATGCCATACTATTTTTTATTGTTTAAGTTTAATTGTCGTAATATACAAAATACAGATTGAGTTTAAAAGCTTGAATGATATTATAGATTGATTCTAAAATAGTTTTTCTATATATTAAATTTAAAACAAAAAAAGCCTGAATTATATAATTCAGGCTTTAATAGTATACAAAAAATATTATCCAACTAATTCTTTCGTTGAAGGTTTAAACTTTGTTAAAACAATACCATCTACAGCAGACTCATATTCTGCCATTGTTGGAGTTCTACCTAAAATTGTAGATAATACTACAACTGGTGTTGATGATAATAAAGATTCTCCTTTTTTCTCACCAGTATCTTTTACAACTCTTCCTTGGAATAAACGTGTTGATGTTGCCATAACTGTATCTCCAGGTTCTGCTTTTTCTTGGTTACCCATACAAAGGTTACAACCAGGGCGCTCTAAATACAACATGTTTTCATATTTAGTACGCGCTAATCCTTTTGGAGCGCTATCGTCGAACTCGAATCCTGAGTATTTTACTAATACATCCCAATCACCTTCTTCTTTAAGTTCGTCTACAATATTATATGTTGGAGGAGCAACAACTAAAGGTGCTTTAAACTCTACTTTACCATGTTGTGCTTCAACATTTTTTAGCATTTGAGCTAAAATTTTCATATCTCCTTTGTGAACCATACAAGATCCTACGAAACCTAAATCTACTTTTTTAGTTCCTCCGTAATATGATAATGGTCTAATATTATCATGTGTATAACGTTTTGAAACATCTTCGTTATTTACATCTGGATCTGCAATCATTGGTTCAGCAATTTCATCTAAATCAATAATAACTTCTGCATGATATTTGGCATCTGCATCTGGTCTTAATGCAGGTTTTATACCTGTTTTAAGTTCTGTAATTCTAGTTTCTGCTTTATTAACAAGCCCTTGAAGTACTTGTTTTTCATTATCCATACCTTTCTCAATCATGATTTGGATACGACCTTTTGCAATTTCTAGTGACTCGATTAAAGTATCGTCTTCTGAAATACAGATAGACGCTTTAGCTTTCATTTCGGCAGTCCAATCTGTAAATGTAAAAGCTTCATCTGCAGTTAAAGTACCAATATGGACTTCTATTACACGACCTTGGAATACGTTTTCACCTCCAAATTGCTTTAACATTTGTTGTTGTGTTGCGTGCACTACATCACGGAAATCCATATAAGATTTCATTTGCCCTTTAAAAGTTACTTTAACCGATTCTGGAATTGGCATTGACGCCTCACCTGTTGCTAATGCCAAGGCTACTGTTCCTGAATCTGCACCAAAAGCAACACCTTTAGACATACGTGTGTGAGAATCTCCACCAATAATGATGTCCCAATCACCAACAGTGATATCGTTAAGTACTTTATGAATAACATCAGTCATTGGGAAATACTTCCCTTTTGGATCACGACCAGTAATTAAACCGAAATCGTTCATGAAGCTCATTAACCTTGGTATATTAGCTTTAGATTTATCATCCCAAACTGAAGCTGTATGACAACCAGATTGGTAAGCACCATCTACGATTGGAGAGATTACTGTAGCAGCCATCATCTCTAATTCTTGAGAAGTCATTAATCCTGTAGTATCCTGAGAACCTACAATGTTTACTTCTGCACGAACATAAGATCCTGCGTGCAATGTCGCTCCTGATGTACCTACTGCATTTTTATTGAATATTTTCTCTACTGCTGTTAAACCTTGACCTTCAATTGATACTTCTTTTGAAGCAGCATATACCTGAGGTACTTCGATTCCTAATACTTTAGCAGCAAATGTTTGTAATTTTTTACCGAAAACAACTGCATAAGATCCACCTGCTTTCATAAACTCCATTTTTTGTGGAGTAAATGCTGCAGAAACATCTTTTAAT from Lacinutrix sp. 5H-3-7-4 includes the following:
- a CDS encoding bifunctional aconitate hydratase 2/2-methylisocitrate dehydratase, producing MNIYNDYLKQIESRKEQGLHPQPIDNAELLSQIIEQIKDLNNEYREQSLNFFIYNVLPGTTSAAAVKAKFLKEIILGEEIVEEITPEFALEQLSHMKGGPSVKALLDLALGTDEAIANQAAKVLKTQVFLYEADTDRLEEAYNNGSAIAKDIIESYAQAEFFTKLPEIDEEIEVVTYIAGVGDISTDLLSPGGDAHSRSDRELHGQCMFEHNKDMQNELLALKKQHPDKRVMLIAEKGTMGVGSSRMSGVNNVALWTGISSSPYVPFINIAPVIAGTNGIAPIFLTTVGVTGGIGLDLKNWVKQKDADGNTIVDEDGEPILKEEYSVATGTVLTINTKEKKLYNGKTELKDVSAAFTPQKMEFMKAGGSYAVVFGKKLQTFAAKVLGIEVPQVYAASKEVSIEGQGLTAVEKIFNKNAVGTSGATLHAGSYVRAEVNIVGSQDTTGLMTSQELEMMAATVISPIVDGAYQSGCHTASVWDDKSKANIPRLMSFMNDFGLITGRDPKGKYFPMTDVIHKVLNDITVGDWDIIIGGDSHTRMSKGVAFGADSGTVALALATGEASMPIPESVKVTFKGQMKSYMDFRDVVHATQQQMLKQFGGENVFQGRVIEVHIGTLTADEAFTFTDWTAEMKAKASICISEDDTLIESLEIAKGRIQIMIEKGMDNEKQVLQGLVNKAETRITELKTGIKPALRPDADAKYHAEVIIDLDEIAEPMIADPDVNNEDVSKRYTHDNIRPLSYYGGTKKVDLGFVGSCMVHKGDMKILAQMLKNVEAQHGKVEFKAPLVVAPPTYNIVDELKEEGDWDVLVKYSGFEFDDSAPKGLARTKYENMLYLERPGCNLCMGNQEKAEPGDTVMATSTRLFQGRVVKDTGEKKGESLLSSTPVVVLSTILGRTPTMAEYESAVDGIVLTKFKPSTKELVG
- a CDS encoding aconitate hydratase yields the protein MAFDIDMIKKVYAQMAERVDAAREVVGKPLTLSEKILYNHLWDGKATKAFTRGKDYVDFAPDRIACQDATAQMALLQFMQAGKDKVAVPTTVHCDHLIQAKDGAATDLKHANDVSSEVFNFLESVSNKYGIGFWKPGAGIIHQVVLENYAFPGGMMIGTDSHTVNAGGLGMVAIGVGGADAVDVMAGMAWELKFPKLIGVKLTGELSGWTAPKDVILKVAEILTVKGGTGAIVEYFGPGAKAMSCTGKGTICNMGAEIGATTSTFGYDESMERYLRATDREDVADAANKVKEYLTADAEVYASPEQYFDQVIEINLSELNPLLNGPFTPDLSTSVGSDMTEKAKANDWPIQVEWGLIGSCTNSSYEDLSRASSIAQQAIDKGLKMKADLGINPGSEKVRYTADRDGILGIFEKLDAKIFTNACGPCIGQWARYSDPKNAPKNSIVHSFNRNFAKRADGNPNTHAFVASPELTAAIAIAGRLDFNPMTDKLINEDGQEVMFDEPRGWELPPKGFEVKDNGYLAPVEDGSGVEVVVSPTSERLQLLTPFEPIGNEINGAKLLIKAFGKCTTDHISMAGPWLRFRGHLDNISNNCLIGAVNAFGKKTNFVKNQLTGEYAGVPDTARAYKAAGIKTVVVGDHNYGEGSSREHAAMEPRHLGVAAVIVKSFARIHETNLKKQGMLGLTFDNENDYDLIQEDDTFNFVDIADFAPNKQLTLEVVHADGSKDVIKLNHTYNQPQIDWYNEGSALNLIKKQNA
- a CDS encoding Crp/Fnr family transcriptional regulator; amino-acid sequence: MDTLWFFEDANLFKVLCPHKFKTYKKKHDFDGYKKRDYIYFTEDSANKVYLIEKGKVKIGYYSETGEEIIKAILSKGQLFGEKAILGESKRDEFAQSIENTTSICPISVDTMYNLMRDNQTFSFKVYKFIGYKLKKLERRLQLLMFKDTKTRLLEFLNELCVDYGYDCPNTGDYIINHPYTQKDIASLIGTSRPTLNILLNELKESNVLDFNRKKIRMFKKIA